Within Chaetodon auriga isolate fChaAug3 chromosome 7, fChaAug3.hap1, whole genome shotgun sequence, the genomic segment GGTAAAggtcacacacagtgaacttCATCATCTGCATCAAAAGTTCGGTGAAGGGACTTCAGATGGGTGTAGCTTCCAAAGAATGTATGTTAGTAAATTGGAGAATATTTCACACAAtatttcacacaggacacactgagTATATGAGGCGAAACCAGGGGAGCAGACAGGACATAAACGACCTGTGGCTGGTTTTAAGAGGCGGTTTGTGTTCTGATCTCAGCTGGAGGTCATGCTCTCTGTTCCACACACACCGCTGGCTGTGCTGTACAGTAAACCAGCCTCTGCTTGGTGCTAATGTGTAATGATTAGCAATCAGTGGAAGAGTGATGGCAGGCCAATAGAAATGAAAAAGTTCCCCCAGATAAACCAATGGTGTGGCCACATTGTTACAGCGCTCAGCGAATCCCCTGCGGATCTGATGCaacagggctgcaactaaagTTACACCTTCGAACTGCAACAGCATGTCCTTCCGCTACGGCACTACAGAAACTAGTCCCGGCTACGCCGTCTGCTGAATTACGCCTCAATCCtatcctctgtctctgtttagaATTGTTTTTACGGTTTTAATAATGTCTTGAACGTGATGTTTCTATATGTCGATCAAGACAACAGTTAGGAAAGACGTATGTTTTTCTGACAGTGACGTTTCCCACCAGGCTCCGACGCATGGATATTTTAGTTAcaataattaattttaattCTTTCTGCAGCATCCAAAGAAAGCACACTTGCTATACAAACGACACAAGTAACTATGAGTAATTTGTATAGAatttattatttgttgtattgttgtcaTAACTGATTGAAATGTATTAAAAAGTAACAATGTCAGTAAAAATCGGAATATTGTAAGGCAGTGAAAAGAGGAGCgctcagatgtgtgtgtgctgctcacacacagggtgtgtgcgtgtgtgtgtgtgtgtgtggtctctgGGTAATGGGAAAGTCCCCAGCCTCATGACGTAACGGCCGGGTGAACTCTGTAAACTGCGGAGTGATCTCGTCTGCTGTGATCAGGTCCGGGCATTAGGAGTTGGAGAAGTAGCGGATTTAAAAACTTTCTGTCCGCAAGTCTGTTCGCCGAAATAGCACTTGAAGAAGAGTCCCTGACCTCTAAAAGGGAAAATATGGCTTTTTAAACTGTGACTGTCGTCCTCCTCACCGTTAAGCTTCGCGTGCTTTGCTTCTGCAACGCACTTTTCAAGACTATTCAGAAACTATGGGGTAAGTACAAGCGCTTTGTAGCTTTGAGGAAGCAGGAAAGTTCGGAGAATGATGTCTGCTCTCAGCTAACAAATGACTTTATACACTGTTAACTGTAACAGTGCAGTCAGTTCAGCTCCTTTAAGACGATTTTAGTCATTATTACTGTTTTAAAGTAACAAAGTTACTTTTTTATGTTGGAAAAAATAGTGAATTtatttggtttctgtttctAGATACAGTGTTTTTAAGTGCGTAATAAATATTTCTGCTACTTTGATTCTGTGTATAACTTTCAATATGGCGTCAACTGAAgtctgtcattttgtcattagTGTTAAAAAagtctctgttttatgtctgtttcttcttcttcttcttctttttcttttttaaatttttctATGGTTTATTGTTTGTTAAAGTATGTCAGGTTCCTGTTCTGCTCGTTGTGGCTTGTTAATTATATTGAGGTGCCATAAATCAATAATTGTGTCACAGCATGAGGTGACAGGTGGTAGAACAATGAAGAGTTGAGTTAATGAGTTAATTGGAACTCAATAAACCTTTAAagtgaatttatttttcttgttttatttttagatattaattatatatatatattaacatTTGGGGGAGATTTTTAAGTGCTTTAGGGGATGAAATGGGGTATTTAAAGGTTGAATTGAAAATTGtcactttttaaattttcttaATTTCCCCGCAGGTCTTCAGGTGTTTCCACAGCTCTTTCATCCACCCAGTGTACGCTTTGTGCTTTTGAACAATTTAATCGAAGCAGACGACACAATGGCGGCATCGATCCTTCGCAGGAAAATTCCTCCCATTTCCACAGGCGAGCTCTGCGCTCCCCCTCTCCGACAGGCTAGCCGCAGCCAATCACGGCCCAGGACGGGGGCGGAGCCAGCGGAGAGGCAGCACTTAATTGGTGAGTTTTGCCAAGacgcttttttatttttccacatccTGAGGTCGGAGCCGCAGTGCAGCACGGGGCTAATGTCGTACAGTGAGTACAGCTAAGTGGATATTTATCGAATGCAGACGATGCTGTTCAATCATTTTCAGATGATCGGTTAGTTGTTCACTTGGATTTGTCGGATGCATTGCTTGATTTTGAacttaaatttttttttacatttatccCTTCTACCTTGCGtgatttaagatttttttcctgaatttgtcgttttttaatttcaactattctgcacaaacagctgaatgacAAAAATGGATTGCTTTACTGATtatatgattattattttttatttttataggtGATGGTCACTCAGATTGGATGACGGAAAAAGTTGATTTGTCTTCATTTGTATCGACGACCGAGTCTTCTCCAAGCTCATCCCTTCCACCCTCGCCGTTAGAACAAGATGTCAAGGTGCCCTCGGATCTGGAGGTCATGACCTCTCtactgcaggaggagctggctcAGCTGGAGGACTACTTCCGCTCCGAGTCCACATCCACAACAAACAAGTTGGAGAAATCCTCAAAATGTGACAAGGGTGCTCAAGCCATGGGCTCCCAGTCTTATTATCAGTTACCCTATGGCTCATATGggaccagccaatcagaaaccagCCCTGTGGTTGTTACCTTGGCAACAGGGGAACTGGACTTGGCCAGCTTCTGTGGCGGTCCCATCGGCAGAACCAAAATTGCGCGACCCGCTCCGTACAACTACCATCACCGTTACCACCACAATAATGGGCGAAGAATCATCAGCGAGGCTGTGAAAGTCGGGGAGGAAGTTGGACTTGATACGTGGGGCTCCAGGGGAAGTTACTCAGGAAGCACAGAGTTGTCTGTGAACCACTACTCCACACTGAAGACAGTGAGCAAGAACAGTCTCGGTAGCGTAAAGAAGGTGAGAGAATGTGCTTTATCattgaaggaagaggagagttattgtttttctgAAGGAATGTTTTGCAGCGAAGAGATTGCGCGAGGTTTTTGTCTGGGTGGCTCATACGACAGCCACCACAAGCGAGAGGGACAGTTGATGCACAATGTGAAGGTCAATGTAAGTTACGACAGCACGGGGCTCGAGGTCTTGCACTGCAGCAAAGATGGAGGACTTTCTGGAAGTATTCCCCAAGAGACAATGGTGGCCGGTGACGGCTACTTCCACCAGTCCATGGCCAGCACAGAGTCTTACCATAGCTTTATAGGTGACCTAGACCAGCCGTCACAAGCACAGGCTGTAGAGCCCCAACATGGCCACTACCTCTATCCAGAATGCCTTGCAGACCAAAGCTATGAATGTCTGTCCAGAGGGGACGGCGAGGGGACGCTGCTGGGCGCCCCCATCCACCGTCCCACCCAGAGGCTAAAGGATGAGCCCTGCTCCGTCAAACCAGCTCTGGTGATGGGCGCCGCTACTCTGGAAACCGGCAgtggagagaggaagcagaagaagagagaccAGAACAAAACTGCTGCTCACAGGTAACTCGttacgttttgttttttttgctccgtcctctctctctctgttttcaaaaCCATGCATGAAACTTTAGAAACATGTAAAAATCATTGCTGTAGTCAGAAAGCAGAGAATATTCACAGCTAAGTCTCTCGATTTCTGAGTTCATCTAGTGTTGCAGTGAATCATTACTGATCATATACTTCTTTTATCTTATCAATCAAGTGATGATGTCTGAATACTTACTGTTTTACAGCTCTAACATGGCAGGAGAGTTGTATAAACCAACCACTCCAGTGCTTTAAATGTCCTGTAGAGTGGAGGAGGAATATGGAAAGTCCCTCACTGCCTGCCAAATTCAGCCCCACCTATCCATTTCTATAAGTCTGGTTTGTCTGTGTGGGAGTCTCATTTCTTCacatctgtgtaaaacatgataGAAATGAATTTATAATATTAGGAAGGGAAAAGTTGGAAAAAGGAGGAATTTCTAAGAGGTGAGCTGTGCAGGAGGTGGAATAAACAGCTCATCATGTTGTCTCAGGGGAGCGATGTCTGGTCCACCCAATGTAGCTCAGAGGTCACGCTCACTTGACTCATTAATAAATATGCAAGGCAGCAAAAACCTGTCAGACCAACCGAAGGCATTCTCTGCTTCTGCAGGTACAGGCTGCGTAAGAGGGCGGAGCTGGActctctggaggaggagctgcatgGCCTCGAGGGGCAGAATCGGGAGCTTCGTGACAAGGCGGAGTCGGTGGAGCGAGAAATCCAGTACGTCAAAGATTTACTGATCGAGGTCTACAAGGCTCGCAGTCAGCGGCTCAAACAGGATGGCAGTGCCTAAAACGCCCACGCTGACCTCACCTCCAAACCTCCCAACCAGCACCAAGAGAAAAATCAAGCAAAGAGCACCGACTGGTTTTTGTCTCACAAAATTGAAATGGTAGTTGCATGATTTTGGTAGttcttttctaaaaaaaaaaatatataattgtTCCAAGAGGATggctgaacaaaaacacacctttcctaaaaaaaaaaagaaagcaagaaagaaaagaagacgTTTCCAAATGTGTGACTAAACTATAACAAGCCTTAGCGAGGCGGCTTCTAGAGGAGATGCTGAACTTGTCCGTGACCACTGTGATCCGAACTGCACTCACAGCCTTGTGATGACTGAGTTTGCGCTTGCAATGATTGATCGTTTACAAAATGCTCTTTGAATTAGTAGTAGTGATTGAATTTGCTTGTGGTTTTTGTGACACACATCGGCAGCATCGAGGCAGATCcatattaaatatatattttattttatattttatttttacttaatAATGTTCATTTATCATTTGCTTAAAACAATCAACTGAATAAAGGGATTGCTGGAAAAAGTGTGTAACATGCTCTACAAATATTCATTATCAGACACATTTAGAAAATTTGTATTGCTAAAATGTTGAGTATTTACACTTCTTTACCCCACTGAAATACCCAATGCATGTTTGATTTTGGAAAAGCATGTGCGAGTGTTATTTGAAGGCAATATTCTGTTAACTGCATGGCTTCAAGATCTCCACAATTTCACTGAGTTGACTTTATTCTCATCAGCTGAGTTTTTCCCCCGCCAGTGTGATCCATGCTCAGGTTTTGGTTTTCTGctctgagacacacagaaacttTCACTggcttctttcctttctcttctctctctctcggctgTATTTTGCGAACAAACAATCACCTGTTGACGCAACAATAAATCGTTGTTGGGTAACGGTACGACTTCATGGGaattttgttttcaattgaTCAATTTGATGTATTTGAAATTCAGGTCCTTTTAATAATCGATGTCAATGTCAGGAAATTCTACATCAGGTAAATTACAGCCAAATAAACCAGTTATGTAGTATCACTGATCTCTGCCTTTGGACTGTTTTTCACTGCATGCTGTTCATTCATTCTGCAGCCATTAAAACGCCTTGCAACAACTGTCCAAATTTCATGAACTGCACCCAGAACAGCacccagagagcaggaagagggtGGGATTAAGAGATAGAGGGGGATGCTAAATAAACCCACTCTGCCCCTCCCATCTGTTCGGTGCCCTGCCCATTAACTGCTGGTTCCAGCCCTGTTTTTTGGCTGCAATGCAGTCAGAGTCCGAGCTATTTCCCAGGATTCACCACTGGACGGCAGCACATCAAGGCAGCCTTTGATTGACACCTGGCCGGTCTGCAACAAAACAACCCTTTTCCCCTCAGATTTTAGGAGCTAGGAGTGAGTCGACTTTTCCAAACATCCACGCAATAAGGAAATGTGTTTAGAGAAATACTAATGGGCACTtctcatgttatttttttccaatATTTCACTGCTTTGTTCCTGCACTATGGTCGAGCCTCAGGGCTGACTGGAGCGATATCAAGCTCCGGCAGTCAACAGACAACATAAGTTGCCTATCTCATCTCCCAGCTCGTGGAGGgtgcgtgtgcctgtgttttaagtgtgtgtatgtgtgtgtgtgtgtgcgcgcgtgtgaaATCTCTTGATATCTCTCCTAGCAGTCGTAGGCCTTTCAAGTGCATGAGGCAATATCACACAATActtgcaggaggaggagagagatgcaaGTGAACTATCAGAATAAGAAAGTACTGGGTTGACAGAGAATGCTGTTAGCTGTATTGATTcggttttctttctgtttgttgtttgtttgatacGAATGCAGTGTAAAAATAGATTGTGATGCTGATATAAAATTTGTGATCTGATTTTGCAGTGTGTTCAATAAAGGTCTTCACTATAACATGTTATTAAGCATTCCAGATTAGACGAAATTATAATCCATCCATCTTTTGTTGCAAATATCTTGGCCTGTAAACGACATAATAATATGAatataatatgaaatatgtTCCCAAATAGGACAAATTGCGGCTCAAAAACTGCAAATAATACAAAGCAAATTTGAAGTATttaacaaatgaacaaacacttCAAGTACTAGAAcgtgttttatatttttttacattacaaTCACACTAACTTTAATGCTGAGCCAACTAGttgaaaatatgtcaaatatatGTAAGGTGTTGATAAAAACACGTGAAGAATTGAAGTATGAAGAATTTCAATATAATACAGTATTTAAAATCatgtatgtttatatatacacattttaaattgacaatatatacaattaaaataatgagCTGCATGTGAAAAAGAGTAAATGTCACATGAATACAGGGAACCtttacacacagtgacagagagaagtCATTCCATTTCTTGTGAGGACATGTAGAACATTCCAGTCAGACTGACTTTATCGAGGTCCCTCTCACCACCAGGTGTCCCTCTAAGCTCAGAATACAGGCTGCACTGGAGCCATGCATGGTTGTTTTGAAAGTTGTGATCTCTACAGTAAACCCTGCAACGTAACAATATACTGTGAACACACAATACTCCAATCCACACGGTTTGCACACGGTTTGGATTCTAATGGGAATCAAATGAAGCCCCTTAAGATGAATGTTATTTATCCACAGCAGGAACAGAAAGTGgcacagcagcaaaaacaaatacaagaaCAGATGCATAACCAAAAAAATataataccccccccccccccccccccccccagaaaaAACTGTCCTGCATTCAAATCTTATTAAAACCAAAATCTATAAGATGCTGATTGGATGGAGTTGCAGATCTTTAGGAGTGAAATATGTAACTGCATATGCTCATTTCTCAAAACTCTCACTTTTCAAAGCTGACATGACAACATTTCAGTTCATCTGTGCATTAAAAGTTCCTGAACATTTCACAAATTTCTCACAATCTCATACTGCTCCcactctcccactctctcattctctcacaCCATTCCACTTTCATTGACAGTTATCATGGAACTATTTCCTCTTTCGTAGCACTaactggaaaaacactgacaacacaCTCTGCATTACAAGATGTTGAATGTGAACGCAATTTCttagaaaaacagcaataaaacctttttattttatatgGTGTACTACACTCCCAAATACATACCCTGCATACAGAACATATAGagttttagaaaataaaaaattaccCACAATTTAGCCCACGTTGATTACTGCTGTGGAATATGaagtttcatttgaaatgtaCTATTTTAACAGTCTGATTGTCTGTCTACTGCCTGTCAATTCAGCTTTGAACTGCACCTCTGTTGTCTTATTATGGTGGAGAAGTGAACACAGTACAAATATGTGtgtgctttgtctgtgtgtgtatgtgtgtgtgtgtgtgtgtgtgtgtgtgtgtgtgtgtgtgtcataataAGAACGTAACCCAACaccatgcttgtgtgtgtttgtctgcacgCCTTAAAGACTTCCAAGGAACTGTTTAGAAGTTGTGGGCGTTGGGAAACCTTCAGGTATGACATGAATCAGCCTGGTAAGGTGTGTTGTGCCAACCTGTTCTCACGCTAAACTCATCACATAGAGACGCTTGATCAGGACCCCTTGGCGCCACTTTTTAAGGCATGGGGTACCACTTTAGGGTCATGTTTCAACATGCAGGGTAGCCTGATAGTTCTGTAGTTCTATAGCCATCCCATAATCACCCCGAAAGGGTCAAATGAGGTTGtataaagagtgagaaaagtcCATATTCAAGAGTATGTGATGAGTTGGGAGGGAGAATGTGCGCATGGCCGTACCCACCACTGAGGTTTCTGAGGTCCGAACCTCAGAGTGTTTTCTAAGGTGGTCTTATTAAAACTAGTGAAATGATTGTCTGAAAACAACTTTGTTTTGTGTGGCAAAGATATTGTACAACGCCAAGATTACCGACTTGCTCTTCTGATCACTGTCAtcgcttgtgtgtgtttgggtggtgAAGTGGGTGATCTTCTCCACTCAACATGGCAGTTCTTTGCCAACAACATGAGGAAACCGGATAGGCAGCTGAACGCATGTGAAGTAAGCGTGATACCACTAAAGAGTTTACATGAGGACTGCTTGTGGTTCGGTGCCATTCATCCCCAGACTCGCATGTATTAGCTGGCTAACATTAATTTCATCCATCCAATGGTACattgataaataaaaaaaagtaattaaatacttttttgtttccttttgtgtAAAGGATTTGAATTCATGCTTAAGTGAGGTATGACTGTATATTCCATCACATCCTCACACCAAAATGACTGAATAGGTTAATTGCCAGTGACTCCCAGCAACAGGCACGGATCTTCATCCTCACGTAGTTAACTTTGTGAAATGTTACCATGCTGCGAAGGGTTAGGCACCAAAGCTACTTGATTAGGTTCAGGAAAAGATTTTGGGGTAATACAAGCATGTTACTGTTATGTATGTGATATAACATAAGCTCTTAAAATAAGTCAGTGTTGACCAGCAGTTTCATGTGGGACATGGACAGCCGTCTCCTGGGTGAGTCCCTTGTTTGTTTGAAAgtgctgtgtctgtttggtccatccatccaccccaccttcctccatatgtggactttcttgctctttatcccacatcacctgacttcctctaTTACTCCTGTCACAATTAATACAGCCAGTAGAGGTCATGcctaacaataaatgtaaataaccTGATCGCACAGATGACCTATGCAGCcttttttctggtgaggatggGCTGCAtaattttattgtcattgcaaGATTATCCTAGTGGAAGTCAATAACATTTGCATGTTCATATCAACTGaccctgtgtttgctttctccAATGAGATAGATGAAAAAAAATTCAAAGCTCAGCTTTGCGAAAGGGAAGAGACACAGGACAAGATGAGGgcactgagagaaaaagaaagagagaagctgatggagatgagggaggaagagcaggtACTGCCCACTGTGCACAAATAACAACTGACCCGATCCAATTCAAACTGGGGAATTACCACAGAGACATATGTGTGCCTTGATAATTACAGTGGAAGCTGCAGGCTCAGTCTAACAACACAACACCCAACATGATAAGAGTGTTATAATGGAATATTATTGCATAAATCTAATATTGTATAACACATTTTGCTTACATTTATGTACTATTTGACACAAATTCACATGCCAAATTATGCAAACTCAACATCTATATAATTTTACTTGATTAGTTTTGGCAGGGAAGACAAGTGTCACAGAGAAAGGGACGGACAGTGAATACAGAGGGCGAGAGagaacaaagagcagaggaCGGAGAGAGACATGAACAGAGGGAATGTAAtgttgaaggcagagcagcTAGAGGatgtgagggagagggagcaggtTATGGTAGGCAGAGAGATGccgaggaggaggctgagagagagcacaggacacacaaagagaagagacagagggaatgagacacagagaaaacacacacatttagatgAGGTGGATGCCCCTGAACTCTCCTAACAAGCTCAATTTTTGGatctcagtatttctaaaaccCTGTGCCCCAGTTGGTCCTACTGGCTAATTCTCCCCAATGCATCACATATTGAATTTATGAGCTACAAACCAATTTGATTCCATGGATGGTACCTTGGCCACGAGAAGCTGCtatattcattgttttttttactcacaGACCAAAGTGCTGCAAACAGCATAAAGATGATGTAGCTATTCTCAGATCCTTGCTGCTAGAAATAAAAATGGAGTGGAGTATACATGTGCTCATCTCACCATTACATAATAAGATCTTTTGTGTGTAATGTCAGAAATAATCAGATGGTTCTGCTCTTCGTGACTTTGGTTCTGTTCTCAGGAATAAGCTGCCCAACAATCTGAAATCCCTTGCATCTCTGTGTGCCTGTGGATGTTACTGTTGATGTCTTCAAACAGGTTAGTGGGCAGCTTTTGCCATAGAGTCTATAACCATGGTGCTTTGAACGAATATCAGCATGCTATCATGCTAAGAATCAAGCCAACATGTCGATGCATCACTAACGTGACCAGCGACATGATGAAAAGACTGACCTTCAACACATTTCCCAATTTCACAGCACATGCAAACAATATGAGCCGTGTCATAGTATACTGCAATTAGCATACCAAAAAATAAGTTTACTGTTgtggactgacagaaaatgatgcaaTACATGCACAGATGGATGCAAATCTAACAGTAACCTTGGAAGACTCCTCCCAGTTAAAGAATAAAGGTAAATAAAGCCTGACAGTTCATgcttgaccttggaaacagcaggtgacaaaaaaaatctctcctcAAGGTCCACTTTttgttcacagtttgttttcatgtttcccAACTCCTCAATTTCCcctgtgcattgcattgtggtcAATGGTGTCCGTCAACagtccacacagaaaacaaggagATTTATACAGTATGCATGTGGAAATCTTTGACTCGATGGATTTTGGCACTTTTCCACCGTGAATGCAGACAGAAATTCTACATACAACACAGACTGCGTGAAAGAGGCATAGAATTAGTATTTTGCACACAACTGGGTCACAGCACCAGTTAATGACCAATAATAAGAGGCGTTCCAGTCAACCATGATGAAATGACATCATAAACTATGAATTTCCATACTCCATACGTAAGTAACCCCTGTAGGTGGTCATATAGAGAAGCGCTGGCTAAAGAAATAAGAGGTAAGACGAAGCCAACACAGGATGATATTAGAACCAGCAAGGGAGGACGATGTGGGTGAGGGGATGTGATGCAAGAAGGGGAGaaaggggggaggaggtggagggaccACATTCAGACTAAAGTAATgtggagagcagaggctgagctgGAGCTCAGTGTTGCAGAATg encodes:
- the atf5b gene encoding uncharacterized protein atf5b isoform X1 — protein: MAASILRRKIPPISTGELCAPPLRQASRSQSRPRTGAEPAERQHLIGDGHSDWMTEKVDLSSFVSTTESSPSSSLPPSPLEQDVKVPSDLEVMTSLLQEELAQLEDYFRSESTSTTNKLEKSSKCDKGAQAMGSQSYYQLPYGSYGTSQSETSPVVVTLATGELDLASFCGGPIGRTKIARPAPYNYHHRYHHNNGRRIISEAVKVGEEVGLDTWGSRGSYSGSTELSVNHYSTLKTVSKNSLGSVKKVRECALSLKEEESYCFSEGMFCSEEIARGFCLGGSYDSHHKREGQLMHNVKVNVSYDSTGLEVLHCSKDGGLSGSIPQETMVAGDGYFHQSMASTESYHSFIGDLDQPSQAQAVEPQHGHYLYPECLADQSYECLSRGDGEGTLLGAPIHRPTQRLKDEPCSVKPALVMGAATLETGSGERKQKKRDQNKTAAHRYRLRKRAELDSLEEELHGLEGQNRELRDKAESVEREIQYVKDLLIEVYKARSQRLKQDGSA
- the atf5b gene encoding uncharacterized protein atf5b isoform X3 → MSYSDGHSDWMTEKVDLSSFVSTTESSPSSSLPPSPLEQDVKVPSDLEVMTSLLQEELAQLEDYFRSESTSTTNKLEKSSKCDKGAQAMGSQSYYQLPYGSYGTSQSETSPVVVTLATGELDLASFCGGPIGRTKIARPAPYNYHHRYHHNNGRRIISEAVKVGEEVGLDTWGSRGSYSGSTELSVNHYSTLKTVSKNSLGSVKKVRECALSLKEEESYCFSEGMFCSEEIARGFCLGGSYDSHHKREGQLMHNVKVNVSYDSTGLEVLHCSKDGGLSGSIPQETMVAGDGYFHQSMASTESYHSFIGDLDQPSQAQAVEPQHGHYLYPECLADQSYECLSRGDGEGTLLGAPIHRPTQRLKDEPCSVKPALVMGAATLETGSGERKQKKRDQNKTAAHRYRLRKRAELDSLEEELHGLEGQNRELRDKAESVEREIQYVKDLLIEVYKARSQRLKQDGSA
- the atf5b gene encoding uncharacterized protein atf5b isoform X2, which produces MQTMLFNHFQMIGDGHSDWMTEKVDLSSFVSTTESSPSSSLPPSPLEQDVKVPSDLEVMTSLLQEELAQLEDYFRSESTSTTNKLEKSSKCDKGAQAMGSQSYYQLPYGSYGTSQSETSPVVVTLATGELDLASFCGGPIGRTKIARPAPYNYHHRYHHNNGRRIISEAVKVGEEVGLDTWGSRGSYSGSTELSVNHYSTLKTVSKNSLGSVKKVRECALSLKEEESYCFSEGMFCSEEIARGFCLGGSYDSHHKREGQLMHNVKVNVSYDSTGLEVLHCSKDGGLSGSIPQETMVAGDGYFHQSMASTESYHSFIGDLDQPSQAQAVEPQHGHYLYPECLADQSYECLSRGDGEGTLLGAPIHRPTQRLKDEPCSVKPALVMGAATLETGSGERKQKKRDQNKTAAHRYRLRKRAELDSLEEELHGLEGQNRELRDKAESVEREIQYVKDLLIEVYKARSQRLKQDGSA